Proteins from a genomic interval of Clostridium cochlearium:
- the coaE gene encoding dephospho-CoA kinase (Dephospho-CoA kinase (CoaE) performs the final step in coenzyme A biosynthesis.) → MFKDKGIDVIDADKIAREVLEKYPSILEYIKDNFGEKYLDEYGDLKRREFGNYIFSCSKEERKKYEDIIIPYIKMEIENQFKLYKEMGKKVCLLDAPLLIEQDMQKDLDFVILSWVDKITQIKRVGIRDNLQENEILNRIEAQIPLDEKRELVDFVVDNSGTIEETKMQMEKLFKFINCL, encoded by the coding sequence ATGTTTAAAGATAAAGGTATAGATGTAATAGATGCAGATAAAATAGCAAGAGAAGTTTTAGAAAAATATCCTTCTATACTGGAATATATTAAAGATAACTTTGGAGAAAAATATTTAGATGAATATGGCGATTTAAAAAGAAGAGAGTTTGGAAACTATATATTTTCTTGCTCAAAAGAAGAAAGAAAAAAATATGAAGATATAATAATACCATATATAAAGATGGAAATAGAAAATCAATTTAAATTGTATAAAGAAATGGGTAAAAAAGTTTGCTTACTAGATGCACCTCTGTTAATTGAACAGGATATGCAAAAGGATTTAGATTTTGTAATACTTTCATGGGTGGATAAGATAACTCAAATAAAAAGGGTTGGAATTAGGGATAATTTACAAGAGAATGAAATATTAAATAGAATAGAGGCACAAATTCCCTTAGATGAAAAAAGAGAGTTAGTAGATTTTGTAGTAGATAATAGTGGTACCATTGAAGAAACTAAAATGCAAATGGAAAAACTATTTAAATTTATCAATTGTTTATAG